One genomic window of Candidatus Buchananbacteria bacterium CG10_big_fil_rev_8_21_14_0_10_42_9 includes the following:
- a CDS encoding cell division ATP-binding protein FtsE, with product MIKFKDVTKVFPPSTVALDTASFHVKPGEFVSIVGQSGSGKTTVIRLLTGEIRATRGRIEIGGWDITRIKKSALPILRRQIGVIFQDFKLLERKTVEENIAFALQVSGAGPKRIQEVTPQVLSIVGLQGKEDRYPVQLSGGEQQRVAIARALVHRPKVLLADEPTGNLDYKNTDDIIRLLLKINEFGTTVVLVSHDPKIVNSVKRRVITLSDGKIVSDQKVGRYNI from the coding sequence ATGATAAAATTTAAAGACGTTACTAAAGTGTTTCCGCCAAGTACCGTCGCCCTAGACACAGCCAGCTTTCATGTTAAGCCAGGAGAATTTGTTTCAATCGTTGGGCAAAGCGGATCAGGCAAAACTACTGTCATTCGCCTACTAACCGGTGAAATTCGCGCTACTCGGGGCCGTATCGAAATCGGAGGCTGGGATATTACTAGGATAAAAAAAAGCGCACTGCCAATTTTACGCCGGCAAATAGGCGTCATTTTCCAAGACTTCAAATTACTTGAGCGAAAAACTGTTGAAGAGAATATTGCTTTTGCTCTGCAGGTCTCGGGAGCTGGGCCCAAAAGAATTCAAGAAGTCACGCCACAAGTATTATCAATCGTTGGGCTCCAAGGCAAAGAAGATCGCTATCCAGTCCAATTGTCAGGCGGGGAACAGCAAAGAGTAGCCATTGCGCGCGCTTTAGTGCACCGCCCTAAGGTTTTATTGGCAGATGAGCCAACCGGCAATTTAGACTATAAAAATACGGACGACATTATAAGATTACTTTTAAAAATTAACGAGTTTGGCACTACTGTTGTTTTGGTCAGTCACGATCCAAAAATTGTAAATTCGGTTAAGCGGCGCGTCATTACTTTAAGTGACGGGAAGATAGTGTCAGATCAAAAAGTCGGCCGCTATAATATTTAA